Within Chelatococcus sp. HY11, the genomic segment GCCGGGAGAAACCGACGCTAGCGCAATTGCAGGCTTTGATCGAGCAGAAGGCCATGTCGGAAATGCTCGTGCGGGAGGCGATCGCACTGGGTCTCGACAGGGATGACGAGATGATCAAGCGCCGCCTTGCGCAGAAGATGGACTTCCTGCTTGCCGATATCGCGGCCCTCGCTCCGCCCACCAACGTGGAGCTGGCGGCCTGGTTCGCCGCGCACAAGGCCGAGTTCACGAAGCCGCCGCGGATCCGCTTCCGACATCTCTACTTCAATTCCGACAAGCGCGCGGGAGGCGCGCGTGCGGCGGCCGAGGCGAGCCTTCCGCTCGTCGCCGGTCGATCGCCAGGCTCGCTCGGAGCGGCCGGCATCGGCGATCCTTTCATGTTCCGTGATTACTATGCGGATATAACCCCCGAGCAGATGGCGAAGGAGTTCGGGGGGGCCTTTGCCAATGCCCTCTTCGGTCTCCGGCCCGGAGATTGGCGCGGGCCCATCGAATCCGGATATGGCTGGCACCTGATCTGGGTCGAATCCTACGAGGAGCCTCGCGTTCCCGCATTGGAGGAAGTGAGGCCGATCGTCGTTCAAGCCTGGCAAGCCGAGAAGTATCGTGAAGTCAAGCAGCGCGCGATGGTCGAGATCCGCTCGCGCTACAGGATCGTCGCCCCATCGCTTGATGATTTAAACGTCGACGACCTCACCATCGTGTCGTCCGGCCCAAGCCGACCGGTGGCCGAATGACGATGGGGTCGACCCGCCTTCCGGACCCGAAGAGGCTGCTGGCCCTGGTCGTGGTCGCCTTTCTCAACCTGATCGCTCCGGCACTGGCGCACGAGGTCAGGCCCGCTTATCTGCAGATCGATCAGACGGACACCAATCGCTACACAGTCCTTTGGAAGACACCGCTTCTGTCCGGCATGCCGCTGCCTGTCATCCTGAAGCTTCCCGACAGTGTGACGCATGTGATGGAGCCTCAGGAGAGACCCTTGCCGGGTTTCATTCTGCAGAAGCGCCTTATTTCCGCACCGGATAGCCTGGCGGGCCTGCGACTCGAGTTTATCGGCCTCCAGGCTACGATCACCGATGTCCTCATCCGCATAACATGGCTGGATGGCAGGCAGGTCAGCACCATCATACGCCCCTCACAACCGTGGTATATCGTTCCGGCCGAACAGACCAGCTGGTCTGTCGCCTGGGAATATCTCAAGCTTGGCATCCGCCATATTCTCTACGGTCTCGATCATCTGCTGTTTGTTGCTTCACTTATGCTGATCGTTCGCGACTGGCGCGTCCTCGTGAAGACGATCACGGCCTTCACCGTTGCCCATTCCATCACGCTTGCCCTCGCGACCTTTGGTCTCGTCACTCTGCCCGGGCCGCCAGTCGAGGCTATGGTTGCGCTCAGCATCCTCCTCGTTGCCGCGGAGGCGGTGCGCATGGAGCGCGGCGAAAAGAGCCTGACGATCACATGGCCATGGGTGGTCGCCTTCGGCTTCGGGCTGCTCCACGGTTTCGGCTTCGCTGGCGCCATGATCGAGCTCGGACTTCCGCAGCGGGACATTCCGCTTGCTTTGCTCTTCTTCAACGTCGGCGTTGAGATCGGACAGCTTGCGTTTATCGCAGCGATTCTTGCGGTCGTTTATGCGGCCAGGCTCATCTTCACCTTCGGGAGACCCATGCGGGTGGCCGCCGCCTATGGCGTCGGTGCCGTGGCGGCGTTCTGGACGGTCGACCGCCTGAGCGCGATTTTTCTTTGATGGAAAACCCTGACATGCCCTCTCTGAAATACAGCGCTATGGGCGTGACGCTCGGCCTCCTGGTCGTTTTTTCCGCAAGCTCCGCCCTGGCTCATACAGGCGCCGATCATGGCGGCGGCTTTGCGAGCGGCTTTACGCATCCGCTTCTAGGCCCTGACCACATCATCGCTATGGTTGCTGTCGGGCTCTGGGGCGTATTTCTCGGCGCACCGGCAATTTGGGTGCTGCCAATCGTCTTCCCGTTGGTGATGGCCCTTGGCGGCGTCTTCGGGATCATCGAGGTGCCGCTCGCGGGCGTCGAAGCCGGCATCGCCTTGTCCGCCGTGGTTCTTGGCCTCTGTGTCGCCTTGGCGCTGAAGCCACCGTTATGGGCGGCCGCGCTCATCGTTGGCGCCTTTGCGATCTTTCATGGCTACGCGCATGGGACGGAGATGCCTGCCGCCTCCAATGCGGTGTCATACGCGCTCGGCTTCGTCATGGCGACGGGCCTCCTGCACCTCTTCGGCATCGCCTTTGGCAATCTGGCACGCTGGCCCGTCGGACGGTTTGCCGTAAGGGCGGCCGGCGCCTTCATCGCCCTTGCCGGGGGCGTCTTTCTGTCTGGCATTGCATGAAATCCTGTCGCCTTATCCTGCCGGCGGCCGCGCTCCTGGGGGTGATCCCCCAGGCCGCCCACGCGCACGGAGCCCTCGAGGGCGTCGGCGATTTCTATGCGGGGTTGCTGCATCCTCTCGTGGCCCCCGCAGAGATGCTTGTCATCGTGGCCACCGGGTTACTGATCGGCAGGTCAGGTCTCGCGGCTTGCCGCTATGGGATCCTCGCATTTGCGAGCGCCGTCGCGGCGGGCCTTGTATTCGGCTCCATAGGCGCCGCAAGCACCGATAGGACGACATCGCTCGCTCTGCTTGCACTTGTCGCGGCGGCAATGGTGGCCTCCGGATTGCGGGCGCCCGCCTGGATCGCCGCCGGGCTCGCTGTGCCGGCGGGCCTTGTCCTGGGCCTCGATGCAACGCCGGAGGGAAGCATGCGCTTGGGGGGCGTCCTGAGCGGCTTGGCCACACTTCTAGGGGCCGTCGCCCTGATCACCATCCTCGCTGCCCTGGCACTCCGGATAGAGAGACATTGGCAGCGTATCGCCGCGCAGGTCGCCGGTTCGTGGATAACGGCAAGCGCGATGCTTTATCTTGCGTATCAAATAGTCGGGCTCCGCTAATGCGTAAGCGATCAAGCGCGTCATTTTGAGCTGTCAGCGCCGGGACAGTCTCCGACTTTGTTGAATCACGGAAATTCCGTTGTCGTGGCCGGATAAGAGACGACTTGCCAGGCTCGCAGGAAACAACGTACTTCGAACATTGAAAATCCCCCGTTAGATCAATCCCCCGTGGGCGCGCCGAGCACATAGTATCTCTGGAGTGACTTGTCCGACGACGGATCTAGCGCCTGACATTCCGCGAAGTAAAAGGACTCGGGCTGCCGATTGGCTGGGTCCGCACATATTTTAGCGAGCTGCGCTGATCGTGCTTGTGACGTCTGGCATGCCGTAAGGATGGAACTTGCGAAAAGCATACAGCAAGCATAGAGAACCGTTTTCATCGACATCTCCTCATTGCGTCGGCAAGCATACGGCACTCCCGAGCACCCGCTCCGAAACGATATCCTTACAATCGCGACGGCGATTGCACTTGTCATTTTACGACACACCGAGATTCGCCCCCGTTCGGAACAGTTCCCATCCATTTTGACCGACAAGTCACTGTCAGCCCCAAGCTGCACAGGATAGCGGATGGGGATAGCGTGTGGGGACGAAAGCTGGCCCGTGAGGGGGATAAGCCCCGACCGTTCAAGACCTTCCGGGATCGGCAGTCGCTTCAACATCTTATGGTTCTGCTGCGGCTGCTGGAGGAGTTGCGCAAGTACGACCTGATGACCGCCTCGGGGCCCGGGAAAGCGATTCTGAGCCGGGCCAGGGTGGTTGCGAGGAAACGGGCTGGCTTGCGGGCAGGGTGAGGATCTACGTAGCTCTATGTCGTTGATATCGAGGTAAAGCGCTGGTGCCTGCCTTCCAACGGACCCAAAGCACTCCGATGCCCGAGGATGTTATGCAGCGGGAGTATTCCACCGCTAGGATCTACGGACAAGTTCAGCCGCCTTTTCTCCGATGGCGATCGCCACCGCGTGAGTATTGCCCGAAGTAACAGATGGCATGACGGAGCAATCAGCGATGCGCAGACCATCAAGTCCGTGCACCTTCAAGTCAGGTCCGACGACAGCCCCGTGGTCGTCAAAAACCCCCATTCTGCAAGACCCCGCGAGGTGGTGGCTTCTTCCCAGATTGGCCCGCACCCAGTTGGCCAGAGCATCCCCATCAAGCTTCTCGAGTCCCGGACTCAATTCACTATCAACCAAGTCACTAAGGGCTGGTTGTTTTATGATGCTTCGAGCTATGCCTATGGCCGACACAAGCGCCTCGACGTCAGCCTTATCCTGGAGCGAGTTGAAGAAAAAATTCGGATGATGGGAAATGCTGCTGCTGACGATATGTGTTTCCCCCCTGCTTTTTACGCCATACAAATCTATGAACACCTGAAAGCCGTGACGGCTAACTTTGCCCTGGGCGTCGTCAGCAAGAAGTGGAAGAAATATCAGAAAACAATCCGGACGGTCAGCACCCGGCCGGGCTCGGACAAAGCCACCCGCCTCGAAATGGCTGGTGGAGGCCGGGCCGGTCCTCGCAATCAGCCATTGAACACCTGCCGCGAACGCCCCGAACCCATACGTCGCGGACTTGATCGAAAGTGGTCGCGAGCACGCATATTTCAAGGTCACAGCGGGATGGGTGTGAAGGTTCGAGCCGACACCCGGTAGGGAATGTACGAGCTCTATACCAGCACGGGCAAGAACTTCACCGGCTCCCACGCCAGACAGCTCGAGCAACTGAGGGCTGCCGATCGCGCCGGCACACAGAATGACTTCCCGCTCAGCGAAGATCTGACGCGGACCATTATCGGTCGCGAGTTCTACACCGATCGCGCGCTTATCGCTGAATAGAACGCGGCGGACCGTTGCTTCCGGGAGGATCTGAAGGTTCGGTCTTTTTCTTGCCGTCTTCAGATAGCCCTCGTAAACATCGCCACGAATGCCCCGGTGAATGTTCCGCTGAAGCGCGCAAAATCCGTCCTGGACCGGTCCGTTATAGTCAGGGTTTATTGTCTCGCCGGCTTGCTTGGCCGCAACGAGGAACGCTTTCGACAACGGCTGACGCTCAGGCCTCCCCACCGTGATCGGGATCGGGCCATCCCGGCCCATGCCCGGGAAAAGCGGTTCTTTGCAAGCCTCGATGCGACGAAAAATGCTCTGCATGGCCTCGGCGCCCCAGCCCGTGCACCCTGCGGCTTCCCAATCGTCGAAGTCTTTTGCGTTTCCCCTGACCCAGATCATTCCATTAATGGCAGACGATCCACCGACGATGCGCCCCATCTTGTAAGGCAGCGTCTTATTGTCGGCGTGTGTCTCGGGGGAGGAAACATAGTTCCAGTGAAACTTGCCCTTTCGATAAAGGCCCCGGATCCCAGCCGGGATACGTACGCCAAGCCCGCTGTAGTCTGGGCCCGCCTCCAGCACCAGAACTGTCCGGGTGGGGTCCTCACTCAACCGCGCCGCCAGAACACTGCCCGCGGTCCCGGCTCCGACAATGATATAGTCTGCTCGCACTGTTGAAAAATCCAGCTTGCTTCGCGGTACGAACGTATCGATCCTCGCGAGTCGTGTGTGGACGCCGCCGGGTTCGCGCCTGCTCGTGTCGGGGCTGCCCAGTGCGTTGCAGGTGAGGATGTCTTCTATTACGCGGCTCGACCAGCACCGATTCCGTTCATAACAGCCACTCATTCGTCGTTTTGCCGGAATATTCAACCTAATCGCCGGATTTTCATCCCGGCGGACACGCGTTTAACGCGCGCTGCACGCTCCAATGGATGCCGGCATCGCAGTGACCAGCGCAGCAATTTCCGAGCGTCACGCCGCCCCGAGCGGAGGCTTTCCGAACCACACCCACGATTTGCCTGCATGCCGCCCTGTTTCGATCGGACACATCGCGCGACGCTTTTCGTCGTTTTGTTTTCATTATCCGTCATAACGACGTTAAACTATCAAAAGGCACCAGAATCGTCAGTAGTACGCCGAGCAAATTGGCCACATGCTGTCCGGCATCATCAAATAAGCAATTAAGAGGGGACTTACGACATGCAGCATTCAGGCTTGCCGTCCCGGCGGTCCGTCCTTGGTGGCCTGCTCGCCGGAACGATCGCCTCTCCGGCCTATATCCGTCCGGCCTGGGCCCAGCAGAAGAAGCTGGTTATCGCCAACTTCGGCGGCGCGGTCCGCGACGCGAAGCGCAAGGTCCTTTACGATCCCTTCACCGCGGCGACAGGGATCGAGATCATCAATGGCGAAGGCCCCGACGTCGCCAAGATGAA encodes:
- a CDS encoding peptidylprolyl isomerase, which translates into the protein MSHFTEDGSPARPSLSETSPARSEARKRAWAGRVLREPLVHFVVLGVVIFGGYRLLDHQTPVADATTSQIVITNDDLRQLAVVWLAQGREKPTLAQLQALIEQKAMSEMLVREAIALGLDRDDEMIKRRLAQKMDFLLADIAALAPPTNVELAAWFAAHKAEFTKPPRIRFRHLYFNSDKRAGGARAAAEASLPLVAGRSPGSLGAAGIGDPFMFRDYYADITPEQMAKEFGGAFANALFGLRPGDWRGPIESGYGWHLIWVESYEEPRVPALEEVRPIVVQAWQAEKYREVKQRAMVEIRSRYRIVAPSLDDLNVDDLTIVSSGPSRPVAE
- a CDS encoding HupE/UreJ family protein yields the protein MGSTRLPDPKRLLALVVVAFLNLIAPALAHEVRPAYLQIDQTDTNRYTVLWKTPLLSGMPLPVILKLPDSVTHVMEPQERPLPGFILQKRLISAPDSLAGLRLEFIGLQATITDVLIRITWLDGRQVSTIIRPSQPWYIVPAEQTSWSVAWEYLKLGIRHILYGLDHLLFVASLMLIVRDWRVLVKTITAFTVAHSITLALATFGLVTLPGPPVEAMVALSILLVAAEAVRMERGEKSLTITWPWVVAFGFGLLHGFGFAGAMIELGLPQRDIPLALLFFNVGVEIGQLAFIAAILAVVYAARLIFTFGRPMRVAAAYGVGAVAAFWTVDRLSAIFL
- a CDS encoding HupE/UreJ family protein — its product is MPSLKYSAMGVTLGLLVVFSASSALAHTGADHGGGFASGFTHPLLGPDHIIAMVAVGLWGVFLGAPAIWVLPIVFPLVMALGGVFGIIEVPLAGVEAGIALSAVVLGLCVALALKPPLWAAALIVGAFAIFHGYAHGTEMPAASNAVSYALGFVMATGLLHLFGIAFGNLARWPVGRFAVRAAGAFIALAGGVFLSGIA
- a CDS encoding HupE/UreJ family protein; this translates as MKSCRLILPAAALLGVIPQAAHAHGALEGVGDFYAGLLHPLVAPAEMLVIVATGLLIGRSGLAACRYGILAFASAVAAGLVFGSIGAASTDRTTSLALLALVAAAMVASGLRAPAWIAAGLAVPAGLVLGLDATPEGSMRLGGVLSGLATLLGAVALITILAALALRIERHWQRIAAQVAGSWITASAMLYLAYQIVGLR
- a CDS encoding GMC family oxidoreductase N-terminal domain-containing protein, encoding MNIPAKRRMSGCYERNRCWSSRVIEDILTCNALGSPDTSRREPGGVHTRLARIDTFVPRSKLDFSTVRADYIIVGAGTAGSVLAARLSEDPTRTVLVLEAGPDYSGLGVRIPAGIRGLYRKGKFHWNYVSSPETHADNKTLPYKMGRIVGGSSAINGMIWVRGNAKDFDDWEAAGCTGWGAEAMQSIFRRIEACKEPLFPGMGRDGPIPITVGRPERQPLSKAFLVAAKQAGETINPDYNGPVQDGFCALQRNIHRGIRGDVYEGYLKTARKRPNLQILPEATVRRVLFSDKRAIGVELATDNGPRQIFAEREVILCAGAIGSPQLLELSGVGAGEVLARAGIELVHSLPGVGSNLHTHPAVTLKYACSRPLSIKSATYGFGAFAAGVQWLIARTGPASTSHFEAGGFVRARPGADRPDCFLIFLPLLADDAQGKVSRHGFQVFIDLYGVKSRGETHIVSSSISHHPNFFFNSLQDKADVEALVSAIGIARSIIKQPALSDLVDSELSPGLEKLDGDALANWVRANLGRSHHLAGSCRMGVFDDHGAVVGPDLKVHGLDGLRIADCSVMPSVTSGNTHAVAIAIGEKAAELVRRS